In one Silene latifolia isolate original U9 population chromosome 10, ASM4854445v1, whole genome shotgun sequence genomic region, the following are encoded:
- the LOC141606495 gene encoding protein SGT1 homolog B-like codes for MATTVVDLEKSAKEAFIDDHFELAVDLYSQAIDLNPNLPELFADRAQANIKLSNFTEAVADANRAIELEPSMAKAYLRKGTACLKLEEYHTAKNAFQAGSALAPGDSRFVNFIKECDERIAEENASLSKPSVEKPAESTICEGSNADLKNAPATTTTPVNGSVTAVPLAKPKFRHEFYQKPEEVVVTIFAKGIPAKSVAVDYGEQILSVTIDIPGEEPYHFQPRLFGKVVPAKCRYDVLSTKIEIRLTKAEAVHWTSLEFTKDIAVVQKVNVSAPVQRPPYPSSKKIDWDKLEAQVKKEEKDEKLDGDAALNKFFQDIYKDADEDTRRAMQKSFVESNGTVLSTNWKEVGTKKVEGSAPDGMEMRKWEY; via the exons ATGGCGACCACCGTCGTAGACCTAGAAAAAAGCGCGAAAGAAGCTTTCATTGACGACCACTTCGAACTCGCCGTCGATCTTTACTCTCAAGCTATTGACTTAAACCCTAATCTTCCAGAACTCTTCGCTGATCGCGCTCAAGCTAATATCAAGCTCTCCAATTTCACCG AGGCTGTTGCTGATGCTAATAGGGCAATTGAATTGGAGCCTTCTATGGCCAAAGCTTATCTGCGAAAAGG TACTGCGTGTTTGAAACTTGAGGAATATCATACTGCAAAGAATGCCTTCCAAGCTGGATCAGCTTTAGCTCCTGGAGAttcaagatttgtaaatttcatCAAAGAATGTGATGAGCGCATTGCAG AGGAAAACGCCAGTTTGTCAAAGCCATCTGTAGAGAAGCCAGCTGAAAGTACTATCTGTGAAGGATCGAATGCAGATCTGAAAAATGCACCAGCCACTACTACGACTCCAGTTAATGGTTCAGTAACTGCGGTGCCTCTGGCAAAGCCAAAGTTCAG GCATGAGTTCTATCAAAAGCCTGAAGAGGTGGTTGTCACTATCTTTGCCAAGGGTATACCAGCCAAAAGTGTTGCTGTGGACTATGGTGAACAAATT CTTAGTGTGACAATTGATATTCCTGGTGAAGAACCATATCATTTCCAACCTCGGTTATTCGGAAAG GTAGTGCCTGCAAAGTGCAGATATGATGTGCTGTCTACTAAAATTGAAATCCGTCTCACTAAAGCTGAAGCAGTTCACTGGACTTCTCTAGAGTTCACTAAGGACATTGCTGTTGTTCAGAAAGTAAACGTATCTGCTC CTGTACAAAGGCCTCCATATCCATCCTCCAAGAAAATTGACTGGGACAAGTTGGAAGCTCAAGTGAAGAAAGAG GAGAAGGATGAAAAGCTTGATGGGGATGCAGCATTAAACAAGTTTTTCCAAGACATATACAAAGATGCTGATGAGGACACGCGACGTGCAATGCAGAAATCATTT GTTGAGTCGAACGGAACTGTTCTGTCAACCAACTGGAAAGAAGTCGGCACAAAGAAGGTAGAGGGAAGTGCACCCGATGGCATGGAGATGAGGAAGTGGGAATACTGA
- the LOC141606496 gene encoding LRR receptor-like serine/threonine-protein kinase GHR1, producing the protein MVRLFKFVLISLYLVSTMGQLPSPDILALLQFKKGIKHDPTGYVVNSWNEESIDFNGCPSSWNGIVCNAGHVAGVVLDNLGLSAVADLSVFANLTMLVKLSMANNSISGNIPDNIGSFDKLQYLDISNNLFSDTLPSGIGNVASLQNLSMSGNNLSGPIPDSISGLTSIESLDLSRNSFSGSLPSSLTKLESLVYLNLSNNQFTKNIPKGFDLLSSLEVLDLHGNMLDSDLDEEFLLFTTAIHVDFSDNQLGNSGSGKEKFLPGISETVKYLNLSHNQLTRSLIGQTQLFENLKVLDLSYNLLSGDLPEFNFVYDLEVLRLSNNKFSGFVPNDLLKGDPMLLTELDLSGNNLTGPMSIITSTTLRTLNLSSNALSGELPLLTGDCSILDLSKNQFQGNLSKMAKWGNIEFLDLSQNRLTGPIPKTPSQFLQLNYLNLSHNSLRSSLPKMANQFPKLSVLDLGFNQLDGPLQNSLLSMPTLQEIHLAGNSFDGNIEFVPPDNSNLRVIDLAHNRLNGYFPDRFGSLTGLQVLNLAGNNLSGSLPTSMNDMSSLTSLDISENQFTGSLPNNLSSNLESFNASYNDLTGVVPVNLRKFPQTSFYPGNSKLEFPNAPPGPESSTGENSKGKSMKTLIKVIIIVACVVGFFILILLAIFIHYIRISRKPILDDVSKRDFPRKLQTNPSGHGGRENPGSLVVSAEDIITTTRKGSSSEMLSPDEKAPVLSGFSPSKQSQVSWSPESGDSFTAEGLGKLDVRSPDRLAGELYFLDDTISLTPEELSRAPAEVLGRSSHGTSYRATLENGMFLTVKWLREGVARPKKDFAKEAKKFSNIRHPNVVALRGYYWGPTQHEKLILSDYISPGSLASFLYDRPGRRGPPLTWPQRLKIAVDIARGLNYLHFDRALPHGNLKSNNILLDGAELNARVADYCLHRLMTQAGTIEQILDAGVLGYRAPELAASKKPLPSFKSDVYAFGVILLELLTGRCAGEVVSGDGGGVDLTDWVRLRVAEGHGSDCFDSTLTFEMANPAVAKCSKEVLGIALRCIRSVSERPGIKTIYEDLSSI; encoded by the exons ATGGTGAGACTGTTTAAATTTGTGTTGATTTCATTGTACTTGGTGTCTACAATGGGGCAGCTACCGTCGCCGGATATATTGGCATTGCTTCAATTTAAGAAGGGTATTAAACATGACCCAACTGGTTATGTGGTGAATTCATGGAATGAGGAGTCCATTGATTTTAATGGGTGTCCGTCTTCGTGGAATGGGATTGTTTGTAATGCCGGGCATGTGGCCGGGGTAGTGCTTGATAATTTGGGTCTGTCTGCAGTGGCGGATTTGAGTGTTTTTGCTAACCTTACAATGTTAGTGAAACTGTCTATGGCTAATAATTCGATAAGTGGGAATATTCCTGATAATATAGGGTCTTTTGATAAGCTTCAGTATTTGGATATCTCGAATAACTTGTTCTCGGACACTTTACCGTCTGGAATTGGTAATGTAGCTAGCCTGCAAAACCTTTCTATGTCCGGGAACAATCTTTCCGGTCCTATTCCAGATTCTATTTCGGGGCTTACTTCAATCGAGTCTTTGGATTTGAGCCGCAATTCTTTTTCTGGCTCGCTGCCTTCCTCGTTAACTAAACTTGAAAGCTTAGTGTATCTCAATCTATCAAATAACCAGTTTACAAAGAACATTCCTAAGGGGTTTGACTTGCTGTCAAGTCTTGAGGTGCTCGACTTACATGGAAATATGCTTGATAGTGATTTGGATGAAGAGTTTTTGCTGTTTACTACTGCCATTCATGTCGACTTCAGTGACAATCAGCTCGGTAATTCAGGTTCAGGAAAGGAGAAATTCTTACCTGGTATTTCTGAGACGGTTAAGTATCTGAATCTTAGCCACAATCAGCTTACTAGGTCACTGATTGGTCAAACTCAGCTCTTTGAGAATCTTAAGGTTCTAGATTTGAGTTACAATTTGTTATCGGGAGATTTGCCGGAATTCAACTTTGTTTATGATCTTGAGGTCCTCAGATTGAGCAACAACAAATTTTCGGGTTTTGTACCTAATGACTTGCTGAAAGGAGATCCTATGCTTCTCACAGAATTGGATTTGAGTGGCAATAACCTCACAG GTCCAATGAGCATCATCACATCTACGACTCTGCGGACACTTAATCTGTCTTCAAATGCACTTTCCGGAGAATTGCCGCTACTAACTGGAGACTGTTCTATACTTGATTTATCAAAAAATCAATTTCAAGGGAACTTGAGCAAAATGGCCAAGTGGGGAAACATTGAGTTTCTCGATCTCAGTCAAAATCGTTTGACAGGTCCGATTCCAAAGACCCCATCTCAGTTTCTGCAGCTAAACTACCTCAACCTTTCCCATAATTCTCTTCGTAGTAGCCTTCCAAAGATGGCCAACCAATTCCCAAAACTCAGCGTACTTGATCTCGGTTTTAATCAATTAGATGGACCTCTTCAGAATAGTTTATTATCCATGCCAACATTGCAAGAAATACACCTAGCAGGCAATTCTTTTGATGGAAATATTGAGTTTGTCCCTCCTGATAACTCCAATCTTCGTGTAATTGATCTTGCTCATAACCGTCTTAATGGGTACTTCCCAGACAGATTTGGGTCTCTGACTGGTCTCCAGGTGCTTAACCTTgccggaaataacctttcgggcTCTTTACCAACTTCTATGAATGATATGAGTTCCTTGACTTCTTTAGACATATCTGAGAATCAGTTCACTGGTTCTTTGCCCAATAACCTGTCGAGCAACCTCGAGAGCTTTAATGCATCTTATAATGACCTCACGGGTGTTGTCCCGGTGAATTTGAGGAAGTTTCCACAAACATCATTCTACCCTGGGAATTCAAAACTAGAGTTCCCTAATGCACCTCCTGGACCCGAAAGTTCTACTGGAGAAAATTCTAAGGGAAAATCAATGAAAACCCTAATCAAGGTGATAATAATTGTTGCATGTGTAGTTGGGTTTTTCATCTTGATTTTACTTGCTATCTTCATACATTATATTCGTATCTCGAGAAAACCTATACTTGATGATGTCTCTAAGAGAGATTTCCCAAGGAAGTTGCAAACCAACCCCTCTGGACATGGAGGAAGGGAAAATCCCGGAAGTTTGGTTGTTTCAGCTGAGGATATCATAACCACAACTCGGAAAGGATCCTCATCTGAGATGCTGAGCCCAGATGAGAAAGCTCCGGTATTATCCGGGTTCTCTCCGTCCAAACAAAGCCAGGTATCCTGGTCACCAGAGTCCGGGGACTCATTCACGGCCGAGGGCCTTGGAAAACTTGATGTCAGATCACCTGATAGGCTTGCAGGAGAACTGTATTTTCTTGATGATACAATCTCACTGACACCAGAAGAACTATCAAGGGCTCCCGCTGAGGTCTTAGGTCGAAGTAGCCACGGGACTTCTTACCGCGCTACACTAGAAAACGGGATGTTTTTGACGGTCAAGTGGCTGAGAGAAGGTGTTGCAAGACCTAAGAAGGATTTTGCCAAAGAGGCTAAGAAATTCTCGAATATCAGACATCCAAATGTCGTTGCTTTACGAGGATATTATTGGGGGCCTACACAGCATGAAAAGCTCATTCTTTCAGATTATATTTCACCAGGAAGTCTTGCAAGCTTTCTCTATG ATCGACCAGGTAGAAGAGGTCCGCCATTAACATGGCCTCAGAGACTAAAAATAGCCGTTGATATTGCACGTGGCCTGAACTATCTCCATTTTGATAGAGCTCTTCCTCACGGAAACCTCAAATCAAACAACATATTATTAGACGGTGCTGAACTCAATGCTCGAGTTGCAGATTACTGTCTTCACCGCCTCATGACTCAAGCTGGCACAATCGAGCAGATCCTCGATGCTGGAGTATTAGGTTACCGCGCCCCAGAACTGGCTGCCTCCAAAAAACCACTACCATCATTCAAATCCGATGTATATGCATTTGGAGTTATACTGTTGGAGTTGTTGACTGGCAGGTGTGCTGGTGAAGTAGTTTCTGGTGACGGAGGGGGAGTCGACTTAACAGACTGGGTACGATTAAGAGTAGCTGAAGGACACGGGTCTGACTGCTTTGACTCAACCTTGACTTTTGAAATGGCCAATCCGGCTGTAGCCAAGTGTTCAAAGGAAGTACTCGGAATAGCTCTACGTTGTATACGCTCCGTGTCAGAGAGGCCAGGTATCAAGACAATCTATGAAGATCTTTCATCCATTTAG